A portion of the Pseudomonas protegens CHA0 genome contains these proteins:
- a CDS encoding response regulator transcription factor: protein MTSVAQQLVYVVDDDPGMLDSTVWLLESVGLKALPFTSGREFLEHCDPSLNACVLLDVRMPGMGGLNVQEELRQRDIRLPLIFVSGHADVPIVVRAFKAGAVDFIEKPYNEQLLLDSVQQALSRADRHQNQSAGQARVQRLLESLTPREKDVLLPLVQGYTNREIAEQLGVSIKTIDLYRSRVMKRMQAEHLPELVGMAIAAGLVDPLHLR from the coding sequence ATGACGAGTGTGGCGCAGCAACTGGTGTATGTGGTCGACGACGACCCGGGCATGCTCGACTCCACCGTCTGGCTCCTGGAGTCGGTGGGGCTCAAGGCGCTGCCCTTCACCAGTGGCCGCGAGTTTCTCGAACACTGCGACCCGAGCCTGAACGCCTGCGTGCTGCTGGATGTGCGCATGCCCGGCATGGGCGGGCTGAACGTCCAGGAAGAGCTGCGCCAGCGCGATATCCGCCTGCCGCTGATCTTTGTCAGCGGCCACGCCGACGTGCCCATCGTGGTCCGCGCGTTCAAGGCCGGGGCGGTGGATTTCATTGAAAAGCCCTACAACGAACAGCTGTTGCTGGACAGCGTGCAGCAGGCCCTGAGCCGCGCCGACCGCCATCAGAACCAGAGTGCCGGGCAGGCCCGGGTGCAACGGTTGCTGGAAAGCCTGACGCCACGGGAGAAAGACGTGTTGCTGCCGCTGGTGCAGGGCTACACCAACCGGGAAATTGCCGAGCAACTGGGGGTCAGCATCAAGACCATCGACCTGTATCGCTCACGGGTGATGAAACGCATGCAGGCCGAACACCTGCCGGAACTGGTGGGCATGGCCATTGCCGCCGGGCTGGTAGACCCGCTGCACCTGCGCTGA
- a CDS encoding TetR/AcrR family transcriptional regulator, which translates to MAERCSRFAESRDKALELFASKGFGQVGMRELASHLGLTPGSLYHHYPSKQHLLLDLIEEFFDELHSTLKRLQRRKLQGDCLPALIRAHLKLHRELPRHFRLVERDSGCLNPDQQLRVGQLRERYEQQLVQLLGTPTGLGPQAQRAAAHALANLLNSAPSWFSEQPLAEREREALLENLLSGAIERLLGGVPVRSAVA; encoded by the coding sequence ATGGCTGAGCGTTGCTCACGCTTTGCCGAAAGCCGCGACAAGGCCCTGGAGCTGTTCGCCAGCAAGGGCTTCGGCCAGGTCGGCATGCGTGAGCTGGCGAGCCATCTGGGGCTGACCCCGGGCTCGCTGTACCACCATTACCCGAGCAAGCAGCACCTGTTGCTGGACCTGATCGAGGAGTTCTTCGATGAGCTGCACAGCACCCTCAAGCGCCTGCAACGGCGCAAGTTGCAGGGCGACTGCCTGCCGGCGCTGATCCGCGCCCACCTGAAGCTGCACCGGGAATTGCCGCGGCATTTCCGCCTGGTGGAGCGCGACAGCGGCTGCCTCAATCCCGACCAGCAACTGCGGGTCGGGCAATTGCGCGAACGCTACGAACAACAGCTGGTGCAGTTGCTGGGCACCCCGACCGGCCTTGGCCCACAGGCGCAGCGCGCCGCGGCCCATGCTTTGGCCAACCTGCTCAACAGCGCCCCCAGCTGGTTCAGCGAGCAACCCCTGGCCGAGCGGGAACGCGAAGCCCTGTTGGAAAACCTGCTGAGCGGCGCCATTGAGCGGCTGCTGGGCGGCGTGCCCGTGCGCAGCGCGGTGGCCTGA